A stretch of the Thiomicrospira pelophila DSM 1534 genome encodes the following:
- a CDS encoding YajQ family cyclic di-GMP-binding protein, giving the protein MPSFDVVSEVDKHELTNAIDQANKEVVTRFDFKGTDSSFELKDLEIKMSTESEFQLDQMYNVLTSKLSKRGIDLRAIELKDPDVQLKTAKQTVIVHQGLDTPIAKKVVKILKDAKLKVQAQIQGESVRVTGKKRDDLQEAIALLKAQEEFERPLQFENFRD; this is encoded by the coding sequence ATGCCTTCATTTGATGTGGTTTCAGAAGTCGATAAACATGAATTGACCAACGCGATCGACCAAGCTAATAAGGAAGTGGTCACTCGTTTTGATTTTAAAGGGACCGACTCGAGTTTTGAATTAAAAGACTTAGAAATTAAAATGAGTACAGAGTCTGAGTTTCAGTTGGATCAAATGTATAACGTCTTAACCTCAAAGCTAAGCAAACGCGGAATTGATTTGCGCGCCATCGAGTTAAAAGACCCGGATGTTCAACTTAAAACCGCCAAACAAACCGTCATTGTGCACCAGGGTTTAGATACACCGATTGCAAAAAAAGTGGTTAAGATTTTGAAAGATGCCAAGTTGAAAGTACAAGCACAAATTCAAGGCGAAAGTGTGCGTGTAACCGGCAAAAAACGCGATGACTTACAAGAAGCGATTGCGTTACTGAAAGCGCAAGAGGAGTTCGAACGACCATTACAGTTTGAAAACTTCCGCGATTAA
- a CDS encoding phospholipase A: protein MKTPNVGRVERVRLLAGLVLSLNSLVLWAQPVVKNSTALEGLNSDCLQEGLKYAPDDMTLKTLRERCLEVEPKPVELDQVFETTKSPTALEERIQAERRNKFEPYIMLPYRPNYILIGAYNFAEPNEQPYEGANYVETIEGDLQRVETKFQVSLKIPIADNMLGGRWFVAYTNRSFWQAYNTGLSRPFRETNHEPELWVTYDQNIEFLGWRNRLIDFGLSHQSNGRGDPISRSWNRAYARFIFERGNNVITVKPWWRLPEQDSKDDNPNILEYMGAGELHFATKLGNNHVNMMFRNNFDADDNYGAFELNYSYRIHRNLQGHVQWFYGYGESLIDYNHLNNSIGIGVQLNSWL, encoded by the coding sequence ATGAAAACACCTAATGTTGGCCGAGTGGAGCGAGTGCGTTTATTAGCTGGCCTGGTGTTAAGCTTAAATAGTCTAGTTTTATGGGCACAGCCCGTCGTTAAGAACTCGACTGCGTTAGAAGGGTTGAATTCCGACTGTCTACAAGAGGGTTTAAAATATGCCCCGGACGATATGACTTTAAAAACGTTGCGTGAGCGTTGTTTAGAAGTCGAACCTAAGCCAGTCGAACTCGATCAGGTTTTCGAAACTACTAAAAGCCCCACCGCGCTTGAAGAACGTATTCAAGCGGAAAGGCGTAATAAGTTTGAGCCTTATATTATGCTACCCTATCGTCCAAACTATATTTTGATTGGTGCGTATAACTTCGCTGAACCCAATGAGCAGCCATATGAAGGAGCGAATTACGTTGAGACCATTGAAGGTGATTTGCAGCGGGTTGAAACCAAGTTTCAAGTCAGTTTGAAAATACCTATAGCGGATAACATGCTGGGTGGTCGTTGGTTTGTAGCTTATACCAATCGCTCGTTTTGGCAGGCTTACAATACCGGACTTTCTAGGCCGTTCCGCGAAACCAATCATGAGCCCGAGTTATGGGTAACCTATGATCAAAATATTGAGTTTCTCGGTTGGCGGAACCGGCTAATTGATTTTGGTTTGTCGCATCAATCTAATGGGCGTGGCGATCCAATTTCGCGTTCATGGAACCGAGCGTACGCTCGCTTTATTTTTGAGCGTGGTAATAACGTCATAACGGTGAAACCCTGGTGGCGTTTGCCAGAGCAAGATAGCAAAGACGATAATCCAAATATTTTGGAATATATGGGGGCGGGTGAACTCCACTTTGCGACCAAGCTGGGTAATAATCACGTTAATATGATGTTTCGAAATAACTTTGATGCCGATGATAATTATGGCGCGTTTGAGCTGAATTACAGTTACCGAATTCACCGTAATTTGCAAGGCCATGTGCAGTGGTTTTATGGTTATGGTGAAAGCCTAATTGACTATAATCACTTAAATAACTCGATTGGCATAGGCGTGCAGTTAAACAGCTGGTTATGA
- the dut gene encoding dUTP diphosphatase, with translation MTIQVEYKILDPRLGNEIEMPHYATQGSAGLDLRACIDEPLTIAAGETQLIPTGLAIHLDDVGLAAMLLPRSGLGHKHGIVLGNLVGLIDSDYQGELKVSCWNRSDTPYIVQVGERIAQMVIVPVLQPVFTKVEEFGESSERGMGGFGHTGTH, from the coding sequence ATGACCATACAGGTGGAATACAAAATTCTAGACCCGCGCTTGGGTAACGAAATTGAAATGCCGCATTATGCGACTCAAGGTTCAGCGGGGCTTGATTTGCGAGCATGTATTGATGAGCCGCTTACGATTGCAGCGGGAGAAACTCAATTAATTCCCACCGGCTTAGCGATTCACTTAGACGATGTCGGTTTGGCGGCGATGTTATTACCGCGTTCGGGTTTAGGTCATAAACATGGGATTGTATTAGGCAACTTGGTGGGTTTGATTGATTCAGATTATCAAGGGGAGTTAAAAGTCTCCTGCTGGAATCGCAGTGATACACCTTATATTGTGCAGGTCGGTGAACGAATTGCACAAATGGTGATCGTTCCTGTCTTGCAACCAGTTTTTACAAAGGTGGAGGAATTTGGCGAGTCAAGTGAACGTGGTATGGGTGGTTTTGGTCATACGGGAACGCATTAA
- the arfB gene encoding alternative ribosome rescue aminoacyl-tRNA hydrolase ArfB, whose product MNHHIQIDESEIELKAIRSQGAGGQNVNKVSSAVHLRFDIRASSLPDEAKQKLLKQRDHRITKDGLIVIKAQQFRTQEQNREAAIKRLIELIQQSLRVEKPRRATKPTRGSRERRLKSKAQKGRTKSLRGRVKDLD is encoded by the coding sequence ATCAACCATCACATTCAGATTGATGAGTCCGAAATCGAGCTTAAAGCGATTCGATCACAAGGCGCGGGCGGTCAGAATGTCAATAAAGTCTCTTCAGCGGTGCATCTACGTTTTGATATTCGCGCCTCCAGTTTGCCGGATGAAGCCAAGCAAAAACTCTTAAAGCAACGTGATCATCGGATTACCAAAGACGGGCTGATTGTGATTAAAGCCCAACAGTTTCGCACCCAGGAACAAAACCGCGAAGCCGCGATTAAACGTTTAATTGAATTGATTCAACAATCCTTACGCGTCGAAAAGCCCCGCCGCGCCACAAAACCGACCCGGGGCTCACGCGAACGCCGTTTAAAATCCAAAGCTCAAAAAGGTCGCACCAAAAGTCTTCGGGGTCGTGTAAAGGATCTCGACTAA
- a CDS encoding DUF4395 domain-containing protein gives MWQAYLNAIKNLWFRDPTESPLYINDTAVRIRAGILLIIPLYMGLTLYDAIYVSNWVVDGNTSVDTYELDWDGHIIYQVEAIRRTFDWTVQTWVLFYALFDMLSGMSKWTSRLSPTILIASLLAADKPPVWKPLVPKRFAWALGSSFIVVCIVFFNPDTTARIINSILSTEIPTHINYMPFWIPLVLVWVCLGFMWMEAILGFCVGCKIHSMLVWMGILKEECETCNNIDWDEIARRHQERQQQKSD, from the coding sequence ATGTGGCAAGCATACTTAAACGCGATTAAAAACCTCTGGTTTCGTGACCCTACCGAATCCCCTCTTTACATTAACGATACGGCTGTGCGTATTCGCGCGGGTATTTTGTTAATTATTCCACTCTATATGGGCTTAACCCTCTATGATGCGATTTATGTTTCAAACTGGGTCGTGGATGGTAATACCTCCGTTGATACTTATGAGCTTGATTGGGATGGCCATATTATTTACCAAGTCGAAGCGATCCGCCGAACCTTTGACTGGACGGTGCAAACTTGGGTGTTATTTTATGCCTTGTTCGATATGTTGTCTGGCATGTCAAAGTGGACATCACGTTTATCACCAACCATCTTAATTGCCAGCTTATTAGCCGCTGACAAACCACCGGTGTGGAAGCCTTTGGTACCTAAACGTTTTGCTTGGGCTTTGGGCAGCAGCTTTATTGTGGTGTGTATCGTGTTTTTTAACCCTGATACTACTGCACGCATAATCAACTCAATCCTAAGCACTGAAATTCCAACACATATTAACTATATGCCTTTTTGGATACCGCTAGTATTGGTCTGGGTGTGCCTTGGTTTCATGTGGATGGAAGCGATTTTGGGCTTCTGTGTGGGTTGCAAAATCCACTCAATGTTAGTCTGGATGGGTATTCTTAAAGAAGAATGTGAAACTTGTAACAATATAGATTGGGATGAAATTGCGCGCCGTCATCAAGAGCGCCAACAACAAAAAAGCGACTAA
- a CDS encoding DUF302 domain-containing protein, translating to MYYVVETSKSFEQASQDLEVAVKANQFGVLHIHDLGQTLRSKGFDFYNQCRVFEVCSPAQASKVLAVDMNLNMALPCRISVFTEQGVTKIGMIRPEPMLAMLSDNADLHKIAQEVESATQKMIDQAK from the coding sequence ATGTACTATGTAGTTGAAACCTCAAAATCGTTTGAACAAGCCAGCCAAGACCTAGAAGTGGCGGTAAAAGCCAATCAGTTTGGCGTGTTGCATATTCACGATTTAGGCCAAACGCTCCGCAGCAAGGGTTTTGATTTCTACAACCAATGCCGTGTGTTTGAAGTCTGTAGCCCAGCTCAAGCCTCAAAGGTTCTAGCCGTCGATATGAACTTGAATATGGCGCTACCTTGTCGAATTTCGGTCTTTACCGAGCAAGGCGTGACAAAAATCGGCATGATCCGACCTGAACCCATGCTGGCGATGTTGTCGGACAACGCAGACCTACATAAGATTGCCCAGGAAGTAGAGTCAGCAACCCAAAAAATGATTGATCAAGCCAAATAG
- a CDS encoding GGDEF domain-containing response regulator — MNILIVDPSVSYRTLINKTLTNADTRVIEAAKGQDALKLLKKQPPAAICIAHELGDMDSFKFLKKINLNSFLSNIPKFLLTSNASQDFKRLAYDAGFTEIFIKSDFPSLKRALHSLLLYTTLNIPARVLYVEDAQSTADYTSHIMKSAGWQVLHVKSGEAAAELLDTSKKPFDLVVTDLVLEGQVSGMGLINLIRHGNEKIRDIPILAVSGWNDLLRQVYVLKHGAGDFIAKPFHETDFLARAINLIVTKRALDESVAAQTALYEKANLDMVTGLNNRHFLEEFGDKLIQAAIEKNEGVALMLIDIDHFKEINDTHGHQVGDNILRQVASVTKSLSHSQDIVARFGGDELIVIMKNTHHQQALDRAEALREQISQLQPGSINVTCTFGLACHDKKLAPQLAALLKDLNQLDEGHVVIDFDKLFKAADHSLYQAKQAGRNKVCMNNLLDQAE, encoded by the coding sequence ATGAATATCCTTATCGTTGATCCCTCAGTAAGTTATCGCACCCTAATTAACAAAACCCTCACGAATGCTGACACCCGAGTTATCGAAGCCGCCAAGGGGCAAGATGCGCTGAAGCTTTTAAAGAAGCAACCTCCGGCGGCCATTTGCATAGCTCACGAGCTTGGCGATATGGATAGTTTTAAATTTTTAAAAAAAATTAATCTCAATTCTTTTTTAAGTAATATTCCTAAATTTCTACTGACCTCTAACGCGAGCCAAGATTTTAAGCGCCTAGCTTATGATGCAGGCTTTACTGAAATTTTCATAAAATCCGATTTTCCATCTCTCAAGCGTGCGTTGCACAGCTTATTACTCTACACCACCTTAAATATTCCGGCTCGGGTGCTGTATGTCGAAGACGCGCAAAGTACCGCCGACTATACCAGTCATATTATGAAAAGCGCGGGCTGGCAAGTGTTGCATGTTAAAAGTGGCGAAGCCGCCGCTGAACTGCTAGACACTAGTAAAAAACCTTTTGACTTAGTCGTCACCGACCTAGTACTTGAAGGCCAAGTGAGTGGTATGGGATTAATCAACCTAATCCGTCATGGTAATGAAAAAATACGGGATATTCCGATTCTGGCCGTGTCAGGCTGGAATGATTTATTGCGCCAAGTTTATGTACTGAAACACGGTGCGGGTGATTTCATTGCCAAACCCTTTCACGAAACGGATTTTTTAGCACGCGCGATTAATTTAATCGTGACTAAACGCGCGTTGGATGAATCGGTCGCGGCGCAAACCGCCTTGTATGAAAAAGCCAATCTAGACATGGTTACTGGCTTAAATAACCGTCACTTTTTAGAAGAGTTTGGCGATAAATTAATTCAAGCAGCGATTGAAAAAAATGAAGGCGTGGCACTGATGTTGATCGATATCGACCACTTTAAAGAAATTAACGATACTCATGGTCACCAGGTCGGCGATAATATTTTACGTCAGGTCGCTTCAGTCACCAAAAGCCTCAGTCATAGCCAAGATATTGTGGCGCGCTTTGGGGGAGATGAGTTGATTGTGATTATGAAAAACACGCATCATCAACAGGCTCTAGACCGAGCTGAAGCGTTACGCGAGCAGATCTCACAATTACAGCCTGGCTCAATTAACGTCACTTGCACATTCGGCTTAGCTTGCCACGATAAAAAGTTAGCGCCGCAACTAGCCGCTTTACTTAAAGACTTAAACCAGCTTGATGAAGGTCACGTGGTAATTGATTTTGATAAGCTATTTAAAGCGGCCGATCATTCGCTCTACCAAGCTAAACAAGCGGGCCGAAACAAAGTTTGTATGAATAACCTGCTCGATCAAGCCGAGTAA
- the coaBC gene encoding bifunctional phosphopantothenoylcysteine decarboxylase/phosphopantothenate--cysteine ligase CoaBC, which translates to MKVLVGVSGGIAAYKALELVRLCVKAGYQVQVVMTEGAKQFIQPLSFQALCGHKVRDSLFDLEQEAGMGHIELARWADVIVIAPASADVLARLRAGMANDLLTTLCLATDRPILFAPAMNRLMWTNAATQDNVTALQARGWQMIEPASGEQACGEVGAGRLAEPATIFEYIVQQIDKLTVTTAHTDKAPGLVKNKYQAWWSDKTLLITAGPTYEDLDPVRFIGNRSSGKMGFAIAAAAAEWGAKVILISGPVNLATPPSVTRIDVRSAMQMFEAVKQNYAQADIMIGAAAVADFRVANPATHKIKKDSNQDELELKLVKNPDIIAWVTVQKDKPYVVGFAAETQQLMEHAKAKLQRKSLDMICANQVGDGRGFDTDDNALTLITQDQEWPLSPSSKIQQAKLLLSFIQQNQAENTR; encoded by the coding sequence ATGAAAGTGTTGGTCGGTGTGTCAGGCGGAATCGCCGCCTATAAAGCCTTGGAATTGGTGCGCTTATGTGTCAAAGCCGGCTACCAAGTGCAGGTGGTGATGACGGAAGGCGCAAAGCAGTTTATTCAACCCTTATCCTTTCAAGCCTTGTGCGGTCATAAAGTGCGCGACAGCTTGTTTGATCTCGAGCAAGAAGCCGGCATGGGGCATATTGAACTAGCACGCTGGGCGGATGTGATCGTTATTGCGCCCGCCTCAGCGGATGTGTTGGCACGTTTGCGCGCCGGCATGGCGAATGATTTGTTAACTACTTTGTGTTTAGCCACTGACCGCCCGATTTTGTTTGCACCAGCGATGAATCGTTTGATGTGGACGAATGCCGCCACCCAGGACAATGTCACGGCTTTACAAGCACGCGGTTGGCAAATGATAGAGCCGGCGTCGGGTGAACAGGCATGTGGAGAAGTGGGGGCGGGGCGTTTAGCTGAGCCAGCCACTATTTTTGAATACATTGTTCAGCAAATCGACAAGCTAACCGTTACGACAGCTCATACAGACAAAGCACCAGGCCTGGTGAAGAATAAGTACCAGGCCTGGTGGTCGGATAAAACGCTACTAATTACCGCTGGGCCAACCTATGAAGATCTAGACCCGGTACGTTTTATTGGTAATCGCAGCTCTGGCAAAATGGGGTTTGCGATCGCCGCGGCGGCGGCTGAATGGGGTGCAAAAGTAATTTTGATCAGTGGACCGGTTAATCTGGCCACGCCACCAAGCGTGACGCGAATCGACGTACGTTCAGCCATGCAGATGTTTGAAGCCGTAAAACAAAATTATGCACAAGCCGATATCATGATTGGCGCGGCGGCGGTAGCCGATTTTAGAGTGGCCAATCCTGCCACTCACAAAATCAAAAAAGACTCCAATCAAGACGAGTTAGAGCTCAAGCTGGTTAAAAACCCAGATATTATCGCCTGGGTCACGGTGCAAAAGGATAAACCTTATGTGGTGGGTTTCGCGGCTGAAACTCAGCAGTTGATGGAACATGCCAAAGCCAAGTTGCAGCGTAAAAGTTTGGATATGATTTGCGCCAATCAAGTGGGCGACGGGCGCGGATTTGATACCGATGACAATGCTTTAACGTTGATCACCCAAGATCAAGAATGGCCGCTTTCGCCGTCATCTAAAATCCAACAAGCGAAACTTTTGCTGAGCTTTATCCAACAGAATCAAGCGGAAAATACGCGCTAA
- a CDS encoding acyl-CoA thioesterase: MFILTMRVRDYECDIQGVVNNSVYQNYLEHARHEFLLANNVNFANLSAQGINLVVTRTELDYKASLRPQDDFYITVECIRESRLKFAFIQHIYRSNDDKLVMQARVIGTGLNARGRPEIPPELDSLFTPQND; this comes from the coding sequence ATGTTTATTCTAACTATGCGCGTGCGCGACTATGAATGTGATATTCAAGGAGTGGTGAATAACAGTGTGTATCAAAATTATCTTGAACACGCCCGCCATGAATTCCTACTCGCCAATAACGTCAATTTTGCCAATTTAAGCGCACAAGGCATTAATCTCGTCGTTACTAGAACCGAGTTAGATTACAAAGCCTCGTTACGCCCACAGGACGACTTTTACATTACGGTCGAATGTATTCGCGAATCGCGCCTCAAGTTTGCCTTTATTCAACATATCTACCGTTCAAATGATGATAAATTAGTTATGCAAGCCAGAGTCATCGGAACGGGTTTGAATGCACGCGGTCGGCCAGAAATTCCGCCCGAGCTGGACAGTCTATTTACACCGCAAAATGATTAG
- a CDS encoding alpha/beta hydrolase: MSELLPVIVEPSLPAKSAVIWLHGLGADGHDFEEIVPSLGLPDDHAIRFIFPHAPIQPVTINGGMQMRSWFDIRSLDMQNDVDSAGIRVACHQVYKLINEQETAGIDPKNIILAGFSQGGLVALHAGLSYDHSLGGIMALSTWCPLVEQFHLHREVPILMIHGRQDPVVPFELGAKAQDDLSTKGYQIDWQVYDMQHQLCLEEVEYIGNWLSQQLLQGNR, from the coding sequence ATGTCTGAACTATTACCGGTTATTGTCGAACCTTCTTTACCAGCTAAATCCGCCGTCATTTGGCTGCACGGTTTAGGTGCGGATGGACATGACTTTGAAGAAATTGTCCCCAGTTTAGGCTTGCCCGATGATCATGCGATTCGGTTTATTTTTCCACACGCACCGATCCAACCCGTGACGATTAACGGCGGTATGCAAATGCGTTCGTGGTTTGATATTCGTTCGTTAGATATGCAAAACGATGTGGATTCAGCCGGAATTCGAGTTGCTTGTCACCAAGTCTATAAATTAATAAATGAACAAGAAACCGCTGGAATCGATCCCAAAAACATTATCCTCGCCGGATTTTCACAAGGCGGGTTGGTTGCCTTGCATGCGGGCTTGAGTTACGACCATAGTTTGGGCGGTATTATGGCGTTATCCACTTGGTGCCCGTTGGTAGAGCAGTTTCATTTGCATCGCGAAGTACCGATTCTGATGATTCATGGTCGTCAAGATCCCGTTGTGCCGTTTGAGTTGGGCGCTAAAGCGCAAGACGACTTAAGCACAAAAGGTTACCAAATAGATTGGCAAGTTTACGATATGCAGCACCAACTCTGTTTAGAAGAGGTTGAATATATCGGAAACTGGTTAAGCCAGCAATTATTGCAAGGAAACCGCTAA
- the lptM gene encoding LPS translocon maturation chaperone LptM encodes MKRKPLMSLELKPFLFAVSLLVMAFVLSGCGKKGPLNLPQASQIDTSFNAPNHSTRQPS; translated from the coding sequence ATGAAACGCAAGCCGCTCATGTCTTTAGAATTAAAACCTTTTTTGTTTGCCGTCAGCTTATTGGTGATGGCGTTTGTGTTGAGCGGTTGTGGCAAAAAAGGCCCGCTCAACTTACCGCAGGCTAGCCAAATAGACACAAGCTTTAACGCACCAAATCACTCAACTCGTCAGCCTTCTTGA
- the lysA gene encoding diaminopimelate decarboxylase translates to MNDVFHYQQNQLMAEQVSLSDLAKQYGTPLYVYSRTELEQRWQAFDQAFGTQPHLVCYAVKTNSNVAVLQVLAHLGSGFDIVSQGELERVLRAGGQADKVVFSGVAKKESEIERALEVGIRCFNVESHAELDRIQTVAKRVNKIAPISIRVNPDVDAKTHPYISTGLKENKFGVDIQTAPELYQTAAACSHIKVIGIDCHIGSQLTEVRPFVDALKKVLQLKQRLADQGIEIHHLDLGGGLGIRYTEENPPEIADYIQALLSELNDPTIEVIIEPGRAIAGNAGVLVTEVEYLKPSDHKHFAIIDAAMNDLIRPALYQAYQQIIPLNPRTDGVEARWDLVGPVCETGDFLGKDRTLNLKAGDLLAVLSAGAYGFTMSSNYNTRPRAAEVMVQKHQAWLVRPRETYQDLMGSEKLLD, encoded by the coding sequence ATGAACGACGTTTTTCACTACCAACAAAATCAGTTAATGGCCGAACAGGTCTCTTTAAGCGATTTGGCAAAACAATATGGTACACCGCTGTATGTGTACTCTCGCACCGAGCTGGAACAACGCTGGCAGGCGTTTGATCAGGCCTTTGGCACTCAGCCACACTTGGTATGTTATGCAGTCAAAACCAACTCCAACGTAGCCGTCTTGCAAGTCTTAGCTCACTTGGGTTCAGGCTTTGATATTGTTTCACAAGGTGAACTCGAACGTGTATTACGTGCTGGTGGACAAGCTGATAAAGTCGTGTTTTCGGGTGTCGCTAAAAAAGAATCTGAAATTGAGCGTGCGTTGGAAGTCGGTATTCGTTGTTTTAATGTCGAATCGCATGCCGAGCTGGATCGCATCCAAACCGTTGCCAAACGTGTGAATAAAATCGCGCCCATCTCAATTCGAGTCAACCCAGATGTGGACGCCAAAACCCATCCTTACATTTCAACTGGTTTGAAAGAAAACAAATTTGGCGTCGATATCCAAACCGCACCGGAACTTTATCAAACTGCGGCCGCTTGCTCTCATATCAAAGTGATCGGCATTGACTGCCATATTGGTTCGCAACTAACCGAAGTGCGGCCGTTTGTGGATGCGCTTAAAAAGGTTTTGCAACTTAAACAACGTTTGGCCGATCAAGGGATTGAGATTCATCACTTAGATTTAGGCGGTGGGCTGGGGATTCGTTATACCGAAGAAAACCCGCCTGAGATTGCCGACTACATCCAGGCGTTATTAAGCGAGCTGAATGATCCGACTATTGAAGTGATTATCGAACCGGGTCGTGCGATTGCGGGCAATGCTGGGGTATTAGTAACCGAAGTCGAATACTTAAAACCATCAGATCATAAGCATTTTGCCATTATTGATGCCGCCATGAACGACTTAATTCGTCCAGCCTTGTATCAAGCTTATCAACAAATTATCCCACTCAACCCACGCACTGATGGTGTTGAGGCTCGCTGGGATTTAGTTGGCCCGGTCTGTGAAACCGGTGACTTTTTGGGGAAAGATCGCACACTTAATTTAAAAGCTGGCGACTTACTGGCGGTATTATCAGCGGGTGCTTATGGCTTCACCATGAGTTCAAACTATAATACACGTCCGCGGGCCGCCGAAGTGATGGTGCAGAAGCACCAGGCCTGGTTAGTACGCCCACGTGAGACCTATCAAGACTTAATGGGCTCTGAAAAGCTACTCGACTAA